A window of the Butyricimonas faecalis genome harbors these coding sequences:
- a CDS encoding response regulator transcription factor translates to MTKELDKEYRRLLLSQRIDSGSLNYDLLRQHIEVFSRSDVLRSQAVTIYDNFRFEHAYVSEYHKRQFGNGEIEVHPDDLNDVLKNAIASLKHVFQGNRNFTHMKVIREYRAKVGGRFRRVTESLQVLETDQLGNIWLALCILEISPNQMPPFTVNSQIINTATGEVFSPLTKYFQRELILTKRELEILNLISQGKLSKEISENLHISIHTVDTHRQHILAKLNVDNSHEAVRCALSLGLIEY, encoded by the coding sequence ATGACAAAAGAGTTAGACAAGGAATACAGGCGGTTATTACTGTCCCAACGAATTGACAGTGGGTCTTTGAATTATGACCTATTGCGACAACATATTGAAGTATTCTCTCGATCCGATGTGTTGCGGAGTCAAGCCGTAACTATATATGACAACTTCCGTTTCGAACACGCCTATGTGTCAGAATACCACAAGAGACAGTTTGGGAACGGAGAGATCGAAGTACATCCCGATGATTTGAATGATGTGCTGAAAAATGCAATAGCCTCACTCAAACACGTGTTCCAAGGCAACAGGAACTTCACTCACATGAAGGTCATCCGCGAGTACAGGGCCAAAGTGGGAGGTCGATTCCGCCGTGTCACGGAGTCATTGCAAGTTTTGGAAACAGATCAACTTGGGAATATATGGCTAGCGCTGTGTATCCTCGAAATTTCACCCAATCAAATGCCGCCATTCACGGTCAATTCTCAGATCATCAATACCGCTACAGGAGAGGTGTTTTCGCCTCTGACAAAATATTTTCAACGCGAATTAATATTAACGAAGCGCGAATTAGAAATATTAAACCTCATCTCACAAGGAAAGTTGAGTAAGGAAATCTCGGAAAATTTACACATAAGCATCCATACCGTCGATACCCATCGCCAACATATATTGGCAAAACTGAATGTGGACAACTCGCACGAAGCTGTACGTTGTGCCTTGTCGCTCGGCTTGATAGAATACTGA
- the cdd gene encoding cytidine deaminase — protein MEKVELKIDYTIYRESYPEEYEDLCRAALNVIKKAYCVYSGFAVGAAVLMNNGEVVCGTNQENVAYPSGLCAERTALFYACSTYPETGIKAIAIAARDHGMEVEDHVTPCGACRQVMAEIVQRYKADFDVIMLGRKRTIMIKASQLLPFSFVMS, from the coding sequence ATGGAGAAAGTGGAATTGAAGATTGATTACACGATATACCGGGAATCTTACCCGGAAGAATACGAGGATTTGTGTCGTGCGGCCTTGAATGTCATAAAAAAGGCATATTGTGTGTATTCGGGTTTTGCCGTGGGGGCTGCCGTGTTGATGAATAACGGGGAGGTCGTTTGCGGTACCAATCAGGAAAATGTGGCTTACCCTTCTGGTTTATGTGCCGAGCGGACCGCTTTGTTTTATGCCTGTTCCACTTACCCGGAGACGGGAATCAAGGCAATCGCCATTGCAGCCCGTGATCATGGCATGGAAGTGGAGGATCATGTCACGCCATGTGGGGCTTGTCGTCAAGTGATGGCCGAAATTGTTCAACGCTATAAAGCGGATTTCGACGTTATCATGCTTGGTCGGAAGCGGACAATTATGATCAAGGCCAGTCAATTATTGCCTTTTTCATTTGTCATGTCTTAA
- a CDS encoding pyridoxamine 5'-phosphate oxidase family protein: MNELRNMRRKRQQLPEEETIYLLRHATSGVLSLLDESGYPYGVPISYVYDDNKLYFHSALNGHKIDAIRHSDKASFTIICKDEVHPETFTTYFRSVICFGHLRIIDDATEKLNALYLLGKRYNPNDEQALDTEIQSSINRVAVIEFSIEHLTGKEAIELTRQREAQRHP, encoded by the coding sequence ATGAATGAATTAAGAAATATGCGCCGCAAGCGCCAGCAACTACCAGAAGAAGAAACAATATATCTTCTTCGCCATGCGACATCAGGTGTACTGTCTCTACTTGATGAAAGTGGCTATCCATACGGAGTACCTATCAGCTATGTTTACGATGATAACAAATTGTACTTCCATTCAGCATTAAACGGGCATAAGATAGATGCGATACGCCATTCTGACAAAGCCTCATTCACTATTATATGCAAGGACGAGGTACATCCTGAAACATTCACCACTTACTTCCGCAGCGTGATTTGCTTTGGACATTTGCGAATCATTGATGACGCAACAGAAAAACTCAACGCATTGTATCTACTGGGCAAACGATACAACCCGAATGACGAGCAAGCGTTGGATACTGAAATACAGAGTAGTATTAATCGGGTGGCAGTTATAGAGTTTTCGATAGAACACCTCACAGGCAAGGAGGCAATCGAACTGACAAGGCAGAGAGAGGCCCAAAGACATCCTTGA
- a CDS encoding alcohol dehydrogenase, whose product MLAYTYINKGNFRLQEKPLPQIADSRDAIVRVTLSSICTSDLHIKHGSVPRAVPGITVGHEMVGVVEQTGTNVTTVKPGDRVIINVETFCGECFFCKKGFVNNCTDPNGGWALGCRIDGGQAEYVRVPYADSGLNRIPDTVSDEQALFVGDVLATGFWAARISEIAEDDTVLVIGAGPTGICTLLCVMLKKPKRIIVCEKSPERIRFVREHYPEVLVTEPERCKEFVLEHSDHGGADVVLEVAGSDDTFRMAWECARPNAVVTVVALYDKPQLLPLPDMYGKNLTFKTGGVDGCDCAEILRLIEKGEIDTTPLITHRFPLNEIEEAYRIFENKLDGVIKIAITGK is encoded by the coding sequence ATGTTAGCATACACCTACATCAACAAAGGAAACTTCAGACTTCAAGAGAAGCCACTTCCCCAAATAGCGGATTCACGAGATGCCATCGTGCGTGTCACGCTAAGCAGCATCTGTACCAGTGATTTACACATCAAACACGGGAGTGTACCCCGTGCCGTACCAGGTATTACCGTGGGGCACGAAATGGTAGGTGTCGTGGAACAAACGGGGACTAACGTCACGACCGTGAAACCTGGAGACCGAGTGATCATTAACGTGGAAACCTTTTGTGGAGAGTGCTTTTTCTGCAAGAAAGGATTCGTGAACAACTGCACCGATCCCAACGGGGGATGGGCATTGGGATGCCGCATTGACGGGGGACAGGCCGAGTACGTTCGTGTTCCCTATGCCGACAGTGGACTCAACCGCATCCCCGACACGGTGAGCGATGAACAAGCGCTTTTCGTGGGTGATGTACTTGCTACCGGATTTTGGGCCGCACGCATTTCGGAGATCGCAGAAGACGACACGGTACTCGTTATCGGGGCCGGGCCGACCGGAATATGTACCCTGCTTTGCGTGATGCTAAAGAAGCCAAAACGAATTATTGTCTGCGAAAAGTCTCCCGAAAGGATTCGGTTTGTCAGGGAACACTACCCCGAAGTACTAGTAACCGAACCGGAAAGATGCAAAGAGTTCGTCCTTGAGCATAGCGATCATGGAGGGGCCGACGTGGTACTAGAAGTTGCCGGGAGCGATGACACGTTCCGCATGGCATGGGAATGCGCCCGCCCCAACGCCGTGGTAACCGTGGTTGCCCTCTACGATAAACCGCAACTTTTACCGTTACCCGATATGTACGGCAAAAACCTCACGTTCAAGACCGGAGGTGTGGATGGTTGCGATTGTGCCGAAATCCTTCGCTTGATAGAAAAAGGCGAAATTGATACCACACCACTCATCACTCACCGTTTCCCGCTAAATGAAATCGAAGAGGCCTACCGCATTTTCGAAAACAAACTTGACGGGGTGATAAAGATTGCGATAACGGGGAAATAA
- a CDS encoding DUF4199 domain-containing protein, producing the protein MKKNNEPFFKQNFIFGCLIGGTFIFASLLFILAGKGVVVNAQFHNIIMMLTIFGIFMGVRKYRDEQLAGVISYGKALKTGIYILCIASLCYAVYVFFLYTFNADLLTEFKNVTITTLKITGQNSPLFKMLEENMDVYFVPASIAFGELFNRILVGAAFSLFIAGLVRRSKLPFNPQEF; encoded by the coding sequence ATGAAAAAAAATAACGAGCCATTCTTTAAACAGAATTTTATATTCGGATGCCTGATCGGAGGTACCTTCATTTTTGCATCTTTGTTATTTATTTTGGCAGGCAAAGGCGTCGTGGTGAACGCACAATTTCACAACATCATCATGATGCTGACTATTTTCGGAATTTTCATGGGTGTCCGGAAATACAGAGATGAACAACTGGCTGGTGTCATTTCTTACGGGAAAGCACTGAAAACAGGAATATATATTCTTTGCATCGCTTCATTATGTTATGCCGTGTACGTGTTCTTTTTATACACGTTTAACGCGGATTTGCTGACTGAATTCAAAAACGTGACAATAACCACGCTAAAGATTACCGGTCAGAACTCCCCGCTTTTCAAAATGCTCGAAGAAAACATGGATGTATATTTTGTTCCCGCCAGTATTGCTTTCGGGGAGCTATTCAATAGAATCCTCGTAGGAGCAGCCTTCTCGCTATTTATAGCCGGGTTGGTCAGAAGAAGTAAATTACCGTTTAACCCGCAAGAATTTTAA
- a CDS encoding TonB-dependent receptor — protein sequence MYKRFIILIFGILSLSATVYAQSFQTVRGTVKEQNGNRPIPYATIVLSGNDHTMGCTTDSLGNFVLSRVPIGRYDIHVSFIGYEPVIIKELLVSGGKETFIEVEMIESQTVLEEIVVHPRINKQEPINNMALGGRMLSVEEAGRYAGAADDPARLVSSFAGVTQSVGNNGIVVRGNAPKFLQWRMEGVEIPNPNHFADVTSFGGGGFTALSNQVLGNSDFFTGAFPAEFSNALSGVFDMYIRRGSNTSHEHAVQIGSLGVEAASEGPFKKGYEGSYLFNYRYSTLSLLSFMLPEDADGTNYQDLSFNIFLPAGQAGIFSIWGVGLIDHSGTTPEPDRNKWKYEQDKQNQDVKQYMGAVGIKHKIYVGEDASIQSTFATTINNIDMHTELLGNDDRLLPKNIVRNTYLNFIALSDFQKRFGRIHTNRTGIRWTGLRYDLTFADAAGHIGDLVEIADESGFSSLVNIYSESMLTLGNKVKMNIGITGQWFTLNDRYTIEPRLSVKWKFAPRQSLSFAYGMHSRLEMLNYYFTKDENSRMINKDLDFTKAHHVSLGYDLSPGENLHLRIEPYFQWLYDVPVIPGSTFAMLNLQGNEDWFISDQLINAGNAINYGIDITFEKYMSRGFYYMATASLYDSKYRTSDKGTWYDSRYNRHFAVNLLTGKEWMLGKNKQNMLGASGKVTVQGGDRYSPIDAEKSLLQQEAIYNERNPYSCRFAPMVLAHLTISYRINRKKVSHEFAAKLINVTGYKDYYGHRYNFRDHTVEAEREANILPNISYKINF from the coding sequence ATGTACAAGAGGTTCATTATTTTGATATTTGGGATACTATCTCTATCTGCTACCGTTTACGCACAAAGTTTCCAAACGGTTCGAGGAACGGTAAAGGAGCAAAACGGCAACCGACCGATTCCCTACGCCACAATTGTGCTATCGGGGAATGATCACACGATGGGTTGCACGACCGATTCTTTAGGGAATTTCGTATTAAGTCGGGTTCCGATAGGACGTTATGATATCCATGTAAGTTTTATCGGCTACGAGCCGGTAATCATCAAAGAATTGCTTGTCAGTGGCGGTAAAGAAACATTCATCGAAGTGGAGATGATTGAAAGTCAGACGGTACTCGAAGAGATAGTTGTGCATCCCCGAATCAACAAGCAGGAACCGATTAACAACATGGCTCTTGGCGGCCGGATGCTCAGTGTAGAGGAGGCAGGGCGTTATGCCGGTGCCGCGGATGATCCGGCCCGGTTGGTATCCTCTTTTGCAGGAGTGACGCAAAGCGTGGGGAATAATGGTATTGTAGTTCGAGGGAATGCGCCCAAATTCCTGCAATGGCGTATGGAAGGCGTGGAGATCCCCAATCCCAATCATTTTGCCGATGTTACAAGCTTCGGCGGTGGCGGTTTCACAGCCTTGAGTAATCAAGTACTCGGCAATTCCGATTTCTTTACGGGAGCCTTCCCCGCAGAGTTCAGCAACGCACTTTCGGGTGTTTTTGATATGTACATACGCCGTGGCAGTAATACTAGCCATGAACATGCAGTCCAAATCGGTTCGCTCGGAGTCGAAGCCGCATCCGAAGGTCCATTCAAAAAAGGCTATGAAGGCTCTTATCTTTTCAATTACCGCTATTCTACCCTTTCATTGCTCTCATTTATGCTTCCCGAAGATGCCGATGGAACGAACTATCAAGATTTGTCGTTTAACATCTTCCTGCCCGCGGGGCAAGCTGGCATATTCTCGATATGGGGAGTCGGATTGATTGATCATTCGGGTACAACACCAGAACCGGACCGCAACAAATGGAAGTACGAACAGGACAAGCAAAATCAAGACGTAAAACAGTATATGGGAGCGGTCGGTATCAAACACAAAATTTACGTGGGAGAAGATGCTTCAATTCAATCCACATTTGCCACAACCATCAACAATATCGATATGCATACCGAACTACTCGGTAACGATGACCGCTTGTTACCCAAGAACATAGTTCGTAACACCTACCTCAATTTCATTGCATTGAGCGATTTCCAAAAACGCTTCGGTAGGATACACACAAACCGCACGGGCATCCGGTGGACGGGACTTCGATACGACCTGACATTTGCCGATGCAGCCGGACACATCGGTGATTTGGTCGAGATTGCCGATGAATCGGGGTTCAGCTCGCTCGTGAATATCTATTCCGAATCCATGCTTACCCTCGGAAATAAAGTGAAAATGAATATCGGTATCACCGGACAGTGGTTCACGCTCAACGACCGTTATACCATTGAACCCCGGCTGAGCGTGAAGTGGAAATTCGCACCCCGGCAATCGCTTTCATTCGCCTACGGCATGCATAGCCGGTTGGAGATGCTGAATTACTATTTCACAAAAGATGAAAACAGCCGGATGATAAACAAAGACCTCGATTTCACGAAAGCGCATCACGTTTCGCTCGGATACGACCTTTCGCCCGGCGAAAATCTCCACCTGCGGATAGAACCTTACTTTCAATGGCTCTACGATGTGCCTGTTATACCCGGAAGTACCTTCGCAATGCTCAACTTGCAAGGTAACGAAGATTGGTTTATTTCAGATCAGCTGATAAACGCAGGCAACGCCATAAATTACGGTATCGACATTACGTTCGAAAAGTATATGTCCCGCGGATTCTATTACATGGCGACAGCCTCGCTTTATGATTCGAAATACCGGACTTCCGACAAGGGCACATGGTATGACTCGCGCTACAACCGCCATTTTGCAGTCAATTTACTTACCGGAAAGGAGTGGATGTTGGGCAAAAACAAGCAGAATATGTTAGGTGCAAGCGGGAAAGTAACTGTTCAAGGAGGCGATCGTTACTCGCCCATCGATGCAGAAAAATCCTTGTTGCAACAAGAAGCCATCTATAATGAGCGAAATCCTTATTCCTGCCGGTTCGCCCCTATGGTACTGGCACATCTGACAATAAGCTACCGGATCAACCGGAAAAAAGTATCACATGAATTTGCGGCAAAACTGATAAATGTCACGGGGTATAAGGATTATTACGGGCATCGCTATAATTTCCGAGATCATACAGTCGAAGCCGAACGTGAAGCCAATATATTACCAAACATCAGCTACAAAATCAATTTTTAA
- a CDS encoding glucosaminidase domain-containing protein, with translation MNKIYVILFLSFICVNICGASTDSRKAFIKKYKDIAIEEMDRTGIPASIKLAQGILESGCGKSQLAINANNHFGIKCHNWNGPSFTMDDDKRNECFRKYRNPEESWIDHSEFLLTRPRYAFLFDLPKTDYKGWAKGLKKAGYATASDYAQKLIKIIEEEELYQFDRPGKKIRPIPNELNYQLSESKNYQSRVVYINKIPSVKVKEGDTFESIAQYFNIPLKKLLKYNDKNELSIRTGMHVFLAKKKNKAPKGYTFHKTKAGDTMYMISQIYGIKLAKLLQYNYMENGEKPQVGEMISLRGPAQLY, from the coding sequence ATGAACAAGATTTATGTTATTTTATTTTTAAGTTTTATATGTGTTAACATTTGTGGAGCCTCTACGGACAGTCGCAAAGCATTTATTAAAAAATATAAAGATATTGCCATCGAAGAGATGGATCGTACAGGAATCCCCGCCAGCATTAAGCTCGCCCAGGGTATATTGGAATCCGGATGTGGGAAGTCCCAACTGGCAATCAACGCGAACAATCATTTCGGTATCAAATGCCACAATTGGAATGGCCCTAGCTTCACCATGGACGATGATAAACGAAATGAATGTTTCCGGAAATACAGGAACCCGGAAGAATCATGGATTGACCACAGTGAATTTTTGCTTACCCGTCCCCGCTACGCCTTCCTGTTCGACCTGCCCAAAACAGATTATAAAGGCTGGGCAAAAGGATTGAAGAAAGCGGGGTATGCAACCGCTTCCGATTACGCGCAGAAACTCATTAAAATTATCGAGGAAGAAGAGTTATATCAATTCGATCGCCCGGGTAAAAAGATCCGTCCGATACCCAATGAATTAAACTATCAACTCAGCGAAAGCAAAAACTACCAGAGCCGAGTGGTATATATCAACAAAATCCCTTCCGTGAAAGTGAAAGAAGGCGACACGTTTGAAAGCATTGCCCAGTATTTCAACATTCCGTTGAAAAAATTATTGAAATACAACGATAAAAACGAGCTCTCTATCCGTACGGGGATGCACGTGTTTTTGGCAAAGAAAAAGAACAAGGCCCCCAAGGGTTACACCTTCCATAAAACAAAAGCGGGAGACACCATGTACATGATTTCCCAGATATACGGGATCAAACTCGCCAAATTGTTGCAGTATAACTATATGGAAAACGGTGAAAAACCCCAGGTCGGAGAAATGATCTCGCTAAGAGGTCCTGCTCAATTATACTAA